A single region of the Legionella oakridgensis ATCC 33761 = DSM 21215 genome encodes:
- a CDS encoding transporter substrate-binding domain-containing protein, which yields MKILGVLLFSFLMCSQLLAEQLIVAASPFNPPMEMQASDKGVFVGFEIDIVNEVCRRINASCIYKAMTFSDIMAAVQAGEADLGIDGFFITQARLQYFLFSLPYLQSKAQLLTNADSNINDNNINKGQRIGVEKGTIFQDLLLEKYNNVQVITYAEQQDMLHDLESRKIDLIMFDYIDASYWVENNPQNLKYVGAPIPVGLGYGILANINNAQLIIRINKALIDMENDGTYLSIYNRYF from the coding sequence ATGAAAATACTAGGAGTGTTGCTTTTTTCTTTTTTGATGTGTTCCCAATTACTTGCCGAACAACTCATTGTTGCCGCCTCTCCTTTTAATCCTCCTATGGAAATGCAAGCTAGTGATAAGGGAGTTTTTGTTGGGTTTGAAATTGATATTGTCAATGAAGTCTGTCGCCGTATTAATGCGTCGTGTATTTATAAGGCGATGACATTCTCCGATATTATGGCGGCTGTTCAGGCCGGAGAAGCAGATTTAGGGATAGATGGTTTTTTCATTACCCAAGCAAGACTGCAATATTTCTTATTTAGCTTACCTTATTTGCAATCTAAAGCGCAATTACTCACAAATGCTGACTCTAATATCAATGATAATAACATCAATAAAGGGCAACGCATTGGTGTTGAAAAAGGTACTATATTTCAAGATCTGTTATTAGAAAAATACAATAATGTTCAGGTGATTACCTACGCAGAACAACAAGATATGCTACATGATTTAGAGAGTCGTAAGATTGATCTTATTATGTTTGATTATATTGACGCTTCCTATTGGGTCGAGAATAACCCCCAAAATCTTAAATATGTTGGAGCTCCTATCCCAGTTGGTCTTGGTTATGGGATCTTGGCAAACATCAACAATGCCCAACTCATCATTCGAATCAATAAGGCCTTGATTGATATGGAAAATGATGGAACATACTTATCTATTTATAATCGATATTTTTAA
- a CDS encoding FAD-dependent oxidoreductase, whose product MRVLIVGAGIAGLSLAALLKQRGLEPTVIEKSASFGAVGYMLGLYPTGANVLRALNCYDQYLEVSVPGQAYAAYTSDNKLLKQFSFTPMVEQYGPYQLITRYELLYILRQTCGDLNIRFNTEVSSLTQNEHEVEVQFHDKTKARFDLVVGADGLHSQVRSFILSSHEYQYFNTGWGGWVWWSQGKTLPGNTIQEFWGQGTFLGAYPVKGKAGLIAAIDSPTAEKALEGEKSRQEFISQKFAKVFQQHPDFLNDLPPDQEPVFFWSLNDQRATTWHKGRVVLVGDSAAAFLPTAGVGASMALESAAVLNDVLSRTSTEFIPHALSLFEKRRKARVEGAQNDSRKLAKMMFVSSSFATWMRNYFTKVMSVQSLMKSIMKGFDEPI is encoded by the coding sequence ATGAGGGTATTAATTGTTGGTGCGGGCATTGCCGGCTTAAGTTTGGCAGCACTGCTAAAGCAGCGTGGTTTGGAGCCTACCGTAATAGAAAAGTCAGCATCATTTGGCGCCGTGGGATACATGCTTGGATTATACCCAACAGGGGCTAATGTATTGCGGGCTTTAAATTGCTATGATCAATATCTTGAAGTTTCAGTACCTGGTCAAGCGTATGCAGCCTATACGAGTGACAATAAACTGCTTAAACAATTCTCTTTTACACCGATGGTAGAACAATATGGCCCTTACCAATTAATTACGCGCTATGAGTTATTGTACATTCTTCGCCAAACCTGTGGTGATTTAAACATCCGTTTCAATACGGAAGTATCTTCGTTGACGCAAAATGAACATGAGGTCGAAGTCCAGTTTCATGATAAAACCAAAGCTCGATTTGACTTGGTGGTGGGTGCAGATGGACTCCATTCTCAAGTTAGAAGTTTTATTTTAAGCAGTCATGAATATCAGTATTTTAATACCGGCTGGGGTGGTTGGGTATGGTGGTCTCAAGGAAAAACATTACCGGGAAACACCATTCAGGAGTTCTGGGGGCAAGGTACTTTTTTAGGCGCCTATCCAGTTAAAGGAAAAGCAGGTCTTATTGCAGCAATCGATTCTCCCACAGCAGAAAAAGCATTGGAGGGAGAAAAAAGTCGACAAGAATTTATTTCACAGAAATTTGCCAAAGTTTTTCAGCAGCACCCAGATTTTTTGAATGATTTACCACCAGATCAAGAACCTGTATTTTTTTGGTCTTTAAACGATCAGCGGGCTACAACCTGGCATAAGGGGCGTGTGGTACTGGTTGGTGATTCTGCTGCTGCGTTTTTACCAACTGCAGGCGTCGGAGCTTCCATGGCATTAGAATCGGCTGCTGTTTTAAACGACGTTTTATCTCGCACCAGCACTGAATTTATTCCTCATGCTTTAAGTTTATTCGAGAAACGCCGAAAAGCACGTGTTGAAGGCGCGCAAAATGACTCACGCAAATTAGCAAAAATGATGTTTGTCAGCTCTTCTTTTGCAACATGGATGAGAAATTACTTTACTAAGGTGATGTCTGTGCAGTCTTTAATGAAAAGTATCATGAAAGGATTTGATGAGCCAATTTAA
- a CDS encoding EamA family transporter, protein MTISAWYLPSFVSLFLYGVWGYWGAKASSLIQPLSTVFYSSLGVLVAGFIALFLLGFKPELSMKGGAYGLLNGLANGIGCIFFIIALRKGPAMPVILITSMYPFITLLFCVLFLKQGVTWKQGIGMLFAIMALIFLSLE, encoded by the coding sequence ATGACCATCAGCGCTTGGTATTTGCCGTCGTTTGTTTCTTTATTTCTTTATGGTGTTTGGGGATACTGGGGCGCAAAAGCATCCAGTCTGATTCAACCGCTTTCTACCGTTTTTTATTCAAGCCTTGGTGTGTTAGTGGCTGGGTTCATTGCCTTATTTCTTTTAGGGTTTAAGCCTGAGCTTTCTATGAAAGGAGGTGCTTACGGTTTGCTGAATGGTCTGGCCAATGGCATTGGTTGTATTTTTTTTATTATTGCCTTGCGCAAAGGGCCAGCGATGCCTGTTATCTTAATTACATCCATGTATCCTTTTATTACGTTATTATTTTGCGTTCTTTTCTTAAAACAGGGCGTCACCTGGAAACAAGGCATTGGTATGCTGTTTGCCATTATGGCTTTGATTTTTTTGTCTTTGGAATAG
- a CDS encoding class II glutamine amidotransferase, producing the protein MCRILSYLGRPVMVEELLYKPDNSFIKQSYHPKYMSYLLNLAGFGMAAWEHTSRNPLKPYLYKTPQLPFYDENLRHLASKITPHCLLAHLRGVSYHESQVVANQNVHPFVFPDSNIALAHNGSLHNFNTMRYDLLEYIHDDYRKLIKGTTDSEWIYAVFLSQLSNPLGTYEIDDIVNAIISTLKILKYVRHQHDIAINSPVNLFITNGEFIVATRFVLDYGWLPDNAPPSSHFSYHSLWYTYGESYGYYDNEYKMKSGKNKSSIIIASEPLTEDTTTWLEVPEYTLILAYLQQEEIKIISHDISL; encoded by the coding sequence ATGTGTAGAATATTGTCTTATCTTGGGCGGCCAGTGATGGTTGAAGAATTGCTTTATAAACCTGATAATTCATTTATCAAACAAAGCTATCATCCAAAGTACATGTCCTATCTGCTTAATTTGGCTGGTTTTGGCATGGCGGCTTGGGAGCATACTTCACGCAATCCGTTAAAACCTTATTTGTATAAAACCCCACAACTGCCATTTTACGATGAAAATTTACGCCATCTAGCCTCAAAAATTACCCCTCATTGTTTGCTTGCCCATTTGCGAGGGGTGTCTTACCATGAATCCCAAGTGGTGGCTAATCAAAATGTTCATCCATTTGTATTTCCCGACTCCAATATTGCTTTGGCGCACAATGGCTCGCTTCATAATTTTAATACAATGCGCTACGATTTACTCGAATACATACACGATGATTATAGAAAACTCATAAAAGGAACAACGGACAGCGAATGGATTTATGCCGTCTTTTTGTCACAGTTATCAAATCCATTGGGAACGTATGAAATTGATGATATTGTTAATGCAATTATTTCAACATTAAAAATACTTAAATACGTTCGTCATCAACATGATATTGCGATAAATTCACCCGTTAATCTTTTTATTACGAATGGTGAATTTATTGTTGCCACTCGATTTGTACTGGACTATGGATGGTTGCCAGATAATGCGCCGCCCTCGAGTCATTTTTCTTACCATTCATTATGGTATACCTATGGTGAAAGCTATGGATATTATGATAATGAATACAAAATGAAAAGCGGCAAAAATAAATCAAGTATTATTATTGCATCAGAACCGTTGACAGAGGACACAACGACCTGGCTTGAGGTGCCGGAATATACATTGATTCTGGCCTATCTTCAGCAAGAAGAAATTAAGATTATTTCGCATGATATTTCCCTATGA
- a CDS encoding Crp/Fnr family transcriptional regulator, producing MNYKKNGLIRKAELEAQIKYLQHGVLSHYLSRHELEQMLTHCDIVVFEPNALIIQQGKNTDGFYLIVAGRVDLMARILGKGIQKIETLTVGHFIGAASFIEDAPCATSAVAQEQVECLHITPLYFELLASYFPQTQYKILNAVSVQVCHHLKRIHDKATAFIAHSDMITLSFFGRVIHTLTQPKKLASMSDQEAKTLLQGKPIFQGFTPDDLTVLFAHSTFLEAPKDCILIHEREKNASCFIVLHGAVQSSIMQDNKLAKLSVIGPGSLFASIACVDRNSEFTITFLTCESAVLLKIPEKALNFFEVHHPELWYKLFNLICESLVALSKSINKLDIRLHIEAYNR from the coding sequence ATGAATTATAAAAAAAATGGCTTAATCCGCAAAGCCGAATTAGAAGCTCAAATTAAATATTTGCAACACGGTGTATTAAGTCATTATCTGAGTCGCCATGAGTTGGAACAGATGCTAACCCATTGTGATATCGTGGTGTTTGAACCCAATGCACTTATTATACAACAGGGTAAGAATACAGATGGTTTTTATCTTATTGTTGCAGGTCGGGTTGATTTGATGGCAAGAATTTTGGGGAAAGGGATACAAAAAATAGAAACCCTTACCGTAGGTCATTTTATAGGGGCGGCAAGTTTTATTGAAGACGCTCCATGTGCAACCTCGGCCGTGGCTCAAGAACAGGTTGAGTGTTTACATATTACCCCTCTTTATTTTGAACTGTTGGCAAGCTATTTTCCACAGACGCAGTATAAAATTCTTAATGCGGTTAGCGTGCAGGTTTGTCATCACTTGAAACGCATTCATGATAAAGCAACGGCGTTTATAGCTCATTCTGATATGATCACTTTATCCTTCTTTGGCCGGGTTATTCATACATTAACTCAGCCAAAAAAGCTCGCTTCCATGTCTGATCAGGAAGCCAAGACGCTGCTACAGGGGAAACCGATATTCCAGGGATTTACCCCAGATGATTTAACGGTTTTATTTGCACATTCTACCTTTTTAGAAGCGCCAAAAGATTGCATTTTAATTCATGAAAGAGAGAAAAATGCTTCTTGCTTTATTGTTCTTCATGGTGCTGTGCAATCCAGTATTATGCAAGACAATAAACTTGCCAAATTATCCGTTATTGGACCGGGATCATTATTTGCAAGCATTGCCTGTGTGGATCGTAATTCTGAATTTACCATCACCTTTTTGACTTGCGAATCGGCGGTACTATTAAAAATTCCGGAAAAAGCTCTGAATTTTTTTGAAGTACATCATCCTGAGCTTTGGTACAAACTATTTAATCTGATTTGTGAATCATTAGTGGCTCTTAGTAAATCAATTAATAAATTAGATATCAGGCTGCATATTGAGGCCTATAACAGGTGA
- a CDS encoding YbdK family carboxylate-amine ligase, translated as MKVLPFKTSKKVSIGVELEFQIIDIHSFSLISRAKEFFRNLNEINYKERIKPEITQSMIEINSSIHHAPTTLLQELLELQSFLKSKTASTDIGFCGGGTHPFQQWSMQKIYPSQRYRKISRRFRYLSKRATVFGQHIHVGCASGDDAIYLTHALARYVPQFIALSASSPFYQGIDTGFFSARSSIFNSFPSSGVMPYFKDWQEFSNYFYKMRDWGLIKTMKDIYWDIRPKPEFGTVEIRVFDTPLTIKKSVAMAAYVQALALYLLMERPELISRDLYYLYNYNRFQASRFGPSGTFINPYTNQHDLILDDVLDTMKKWSNIRDSLTVMLILQVLETM; from the coding sequence ATGAAAGTTCTGCCGTTTAAAACCTCCAAGAAGGTTTCCATTGGTGTTGAGTTAGAGTTTCAGATTATTGATATTCATAGTTTTTCTTTAATTTCTCGCGCAAAAGAATTTTTTAGAAACTTAAATGAAATAAACTATAAAGAAAGAATAAAACCTGAAATAACTCAAAGCATGATAGAAATAAATTCATCGATTCATCATGCTCCAACAACGCTATTACAAGAATTGTTGGAATTGCAATCTTTTTTAAAATCAAAGACCGCAAGTACTGACATAGGTTTTTGTGGAGGAGGGACGCATCCTTTTCAGCAATGGTCCATGCAAAAAATATACCCAAGCCAGCGGTATAGAAAAATTTCTCGACGATTCCGTTACTTAAGCAAACGAGCAACGGTATTTGGCCAACATATTCACGTAGGTTGTGCTAGTGGCGATGATGCAATTTATTTGACGCATGCTCTCGCAAGATATGTACCGCAATTTATCGCATTAAGCGCTTCATCACCTTTTTATCAAGGCATTGATACAGGTTTTTTTTCTGCACGCTCTTCTATTTTTAATTCATTCCCATCAAGCGGTGTGATGCCTTATTTTAAAGATTGGCAGGAATTTTCTAATTATTTTTATAAAATGCGGGATTGGGGACTCATCAAAACCATGAAAGATATTTATTGGGATATTCGACCTAAGCCCGAATTTGGAACGGTGGAGATACGAGTATTCGATACACCGCTTACTATAAAAAAATCCGTTGCCATGGCTGCTTATGTTCAAGCATTAGCGCTTTATCTTTTAATGGAAAGGCCTGAACTTATCTCGCGGGATTTATATTATTTATATAATTATAATCGTTTTCAGGCCAGTCGTTTTGGTCCTAGTGGGACGTTTATTAATCCTTATACTAATCAACATGATTTGATTCTTGATGATGTGCTCGATACCATGAAAAAATGGAGCAATATACGAGACAGCTTGACAGTGATGCTTATATTGCAAGTCTTAGAGACGATGTGA
- a CDS encoding GNAT family N-acetyltransferase, with protein MQKYLIKTDRLGLRFITKEDIHYLEELDNDPEVKEYFPSGTLDRKELQQLIEDYLSNCKHRNLPAFVVFRRDTEQFVGRAYFDHYETGEVKIGYLFHKNYWDKGYASEILCALLDWAKKNIDADYIIAYADKDNKASFRVMEKCGMTYYKDGTYKGMKSKFYRIKNQE; from the coding sequence ATGCAGAAATATCTGATAAAAACTGACCGCCTTGGTTTGCGTTTTATTACTAAAGAAGATATCCACTATCTTGAAGAGTTGGATAATGATCCAGAAGTCAAAGAGTATTTTCCCTCTGGTACGCTCGATCGCAAAGAATTGCAACAACTCATAGAAGATTATTTGTCCAACTGCAAACATCGCAATTTACCTGCCTTTGTAGTTTTTAGGCGGGATACTGAACAATTTGTGGGAAGAGCTTATTTTGATCATTATGAAACAGGCGAGGTTAAAATCGGCTATCTGTTTCATAAAAACTATTGGGATAAGGGATATGCCAGTGAAATATTGTGTGCTTTATTAGATTGGGCCAAAAAAAATATTGATGCAGACTACATTATTGCCTATGCGGATAAGGATAATAAAGCGTCTTTTCGCGTCATGGAAAAATGCGGCATGACCTATTATAAAGATGGGACATACAAAGGTATGAAAAGCAAATTTTATCGAATAAAAAACCAGGAATAG
- the argE gene encoding acetylornithine deacetylase, with protein sequence MDAQQWLASLISFDTTSRNTNIPLIEVIEAWCKRHHLASQIILGRHEKKANLFATIPAKNGEVEGGIILSGHTDVVPVDGQLWDSDPFVATEHHGKIYGRGTADMKGFIAVVLALLPEFKTLKLKKPIHVAFTCDEEIGCLGVPYLLDYLQRAGIHPEACIVGEPSGMRPIVGYKGRQVYHCQIRGLAAHSSLTTRGCNAIEYACRLICYIKQIADYLKKEGPFDNDFDVEFTTMTTNIISGGEASNIIPGNCEFIFEIRYIPNSSLENIRSQIENYINHTLLPEMQSVYSEAAIYLDLTSDAPGFTALEDEPITSLVRTITGEKERFKVSYSTEAGLFQRAHIPTLICGPGHIEQAHRPNEYISIDQLKICESVLRNVIHFFCLN encoded by the coding sequence ATGGATGCACAGCAATGGCTTGCAAGTCTGATAAGTTTTGATACTACATCACGCAATACCAATATACCGTTAATCGAAGTGATTGAAGCCTGGTGTAAACGTCATCATCTGGCTTCCCAAATTATTTTGGGGCGCCATGAAAAAAAAGCGAACTTGTTTGCAACCATCCCAGCAAAAAACGGCGAAGTAGAGGGCGGTATTATACTATCAGGACATACGGATGTTGTGCCGGTAGACGGGCAGCTATGGGATAGTGATCCATTCGTTGCAACAGAACATCATGGAAAGATCTATGGCCGAGGAACAGCCGATATGAAAGGATTTATTGCCGTCGTATTAGCTTTGTTACCAGAATTTAAAACATTAAAATTAAAGAAACCCATTCATGTTGCTTTTACCTGCGATGAAGAAATTGGTTGTTTGGGTGTGCCTTATTTATTGGATTATCTGCAAAGAGCTGGAATTCATCCAGAAGCGTGTATTGTCGGAGAACCGTCCGGAATGCGTCCTATTGTGGGCTATAAAGGTCGACAAGTATATCATTGTCAAATTAGAGGACTTGCAGCTCATTCATCATTAACAACTCGAGGGTGTAATGCCATTGAATACGCTTGCCGCCTCATTTGCTATATTAAGCAAATTGCAGATTATTTAAAAAAAGAAGGGCCATTTGATAATGATTTTGATGTGGAATTTACTACCATGACCACCAACATCATTAGTGGCGGCGAAGCAAGTAACATCATTCCAGGTAATTGCGAGTTTATTTTTGAAATACGTTATATTCCTAATAGTTCTCTTGAGAATATACGCAGCCAAATTGAAAACTATATCAATCATACGTTGCTTCCTGAGATGCAGAGTGTGTACTCAGAGGCGGCCATCTATCTGGATTTAACGTCCGATGCCCCCGGATTTACTGCGCTTGAAGATGAACCAATTACAAGTTTGGTGCGCACGATTACAGGAGAAAAAGAGCGCTTTAAAGTCTCTTATTCTACTGAGGCTGGGTTATTTCAGCGTGCTCATATTCCAACACTGATTTGTGGTCCTGGCCATATTGAGCAGGCTCATCGCCCAAATGAATACATCAGTATCGACCAGCTAAAAATTTGTGAGTCTGTGCTGCGGAATGTGATTCATTTTTTTTGTTTAAATTAA
- a CDS encoding 4Fe-4S dicluster domain-containing protein, with protein sequence MEQETMEYDVLIVGAGPSGLAAAIKLKQLAAAQNKDVRICVLEKGAQVGAHILSGAVLEPRSLQALLPDTWQEAPLDSPVTQDEFYYMTQKRAVRLPTPKPMKNHGNFIISLGELCKFLAIQAEKLGCEIYPGFAATDILYNGKGEVIGVATGNMGIDKEGKKTANYQPGMHLHAKQTLFAEGCRGQLSLNLMNRFQLYQNVQPQTYGLGIKEIWQIPPEKHRQGLVIHTVGWPLDHKTYGGSFIYHLSNHQIAIGFVVGLDYQNTWLNPFAEMQRFKTHPLVSDVLHRGERVAYGARALNEGGWQSIPKLTFPGGALIGDAAGFLNVAKIKGIHTAMQSGMFAAEACFELLSQDVQNPIELINYSDKIRQSWVAKELYKVRNIRPGFRYGLIAGLANAAFETYIIRGKSPWTLANHADHLTLQPASKSKKINYPKPDGILTFDRLSSVYLSNTFHEENQPSHLKLRDKTLAIEINYKQYASPETRYCPAAVYEIIEESSGPRLQINAQNCIHCKTCDIKDPRQNIVWCAPEGGGGPNYVGM encoded by the coding sequence GTGGAACAAGAAACCATGGAATACGATGTACTGATTGTCGGAGCTGGTCCTTCTGGGTTAGCAGCAGCAATTAAATTAAAGCAATTAGCCGCTGCCCAGAATAAAGATGTTCGTATATGCGTTCTGGAAAAAGGAGCACAAGTTGGGGCACATATTTTATCTGGTGCGGTATTAGAGCCTCGCAGTTTACAAGCCTTATTACCAGATACTTGGCAAGAAGCCCCTCTGGATTCCCCAGTGACTCAAGATGAATTTTATTATATGACCCAAAAGCGCGCGGTTCGCCTTCCTACTCCCAAGCCAATGAAAAATCATGGAAATTTTATCATTAGCCTTGGCGAACTATGCAAGTTTCTAGCCATCCAGGCCGAAAAATTGGGATGTGAAATCTATCCAGGATTTGCTGCGACTGACATTCTGTACAATGGCAAGGGAGAAGTCATTGGGGTAGCAACCGGCAATATGGGGATTGATAAAGAAGGCAAAAAAACGGCAAACTACCAACCCGGCATGCATCTTCATGCCAAGCAAACCCTATTTGCCGAAGGTTGTCGAGGTCAATTAAGCCTTAATTTAATGAACCGCTTTCAATTATATCAAAACGTTCAACCACAAACTTACGGTTTGGGCATAAAGGAAATATGGCAAATTCCACCTGAAAAACATCGCCAAGGATTAGTAATCCACACCGTGGGCTGGCCGCTTGACCATAAAACGTATGGAGGTTCTTTTATTTATCATCTTTCTAATCATCAAATCGCTATTGGATTTGTGGTTGGCCTTGATTATCAAAATACCTGGTTAAATCCTTTTGCAGAGATGCAACGCTTCAAAACCCATCCGCTCGTAAGTGATGTATTACATCGTGGTGAACGTGTTGCTTATGGCGCCCGAGCTTTAAATGAAGGCGGCTGGCAATCCATACCTAAATTGACTTTCCCAGGCGGTGCTTTGATTGGTGATGCTGCAGGTTTTCTAAACGTCGCCAAAATAAAAGGCATACACACGGCCATGCAATCTGGTATGTTTGCTGCAGAAGCCTGTTTTGAACTATTATCGCAAGACGTGCAAAACCCTATTGAATTAATTAACTATTCTGACAAAATTAGGCAATCATGGGTCGCAAAAGAGCTTTATAAAGTACGAAACATTCGACCAGGTTTCCGCTATGGATTGATTGCTGGCTTGGCCAATGCTGCGTTTGAAACGTATATCATTCGCGGTAAATCGCCCTGGACACTTGCAAATCATGCTGACCATTTAACATTACAACCAGCAAGCAAATCAAAAAAAATCAACTACCCGAAGCCCGATGGCATTTTAACCTTTGACCGTTTGTCATCCGTTTATTTATCCAATACGTTTCATGAAGAAAATCAGCCCTCTCACTTGAAACTGCGCGATAAAACATTAGCAATAGAAATTAATTATAAGCAATACGCTTCGCCTGAAACACGGTACTGCCCTGCTGCCGTTTACGAAATTATAGAAGAATCATCCGGACCAAGATTGCAAATCAATGCACAAAACTGCATCCATTGCAAAACTTGCGATATTAAAGATCCACGACAAAATATTGTTTGGTGCGCGCCGGAAGGCGGCGGTGGCCCTAATTACGTTGGTATGTAA
- a CDS encoding Gfo/Idh/MocA family protein: MSKLKCAVIGVGYLGRFHAQKYCSLKDDVELIAVCDVNPDACEAVSKELNVPAYFNYHDLFGQVDAVSIAATTNMHYQIAKDCLEQGIHVLLEKPMTETVAQAKELITLAAAHQTKLQIGHLERFNAARLALDDHLDQPLFIESQRLAPFNPRGTDVNVILDLMIHDIDIIQTIVRSPIKSIEAQGAPVLTKSIDIANARITFENHCVANVTASRISFKTERKTRIFQKDSYISIDYQNKQFAVFQKGEGEMFPGIPEITRHQSAFEKGDALLEEIKAFIQCIQQDSNPLVTGEEGCAALSTAEKITSLINKNLTARYATN; this comes from the coding sequence ATGAGTAAACTTAAATGTGCGGTTATTGGCGTGGGATATCTTGGACGATTTCATGCCCAGAAATATTGTTCTTTAAAGGATGATGTAGAGCTCATTGCCGTTTGTGATGTTAATCCAGACGCGTGTGAAGCCGTTTCAAAAGAACTGAACGTACCAGCTTATTTTAACTATCATGATTTGTTTGGTCAGGTTGATGCGGTCAGCATCGCAGCCACAACAAATATGCACTATCAAATCGCTAAAGACTGTCTGGAACAAGGCATTCACGTTTTGTTAGAAAAGCCAATGACAGAAACCGTTGCTCAGGCAAAAGAACTCATTACACTGGCTGCCGCTCATCAAACCAAACTTCAGATTGGTCATTTAGAACGATTTAACGCGGCACGACTTGCACTCGATGATCATCTTGATCAACCATTATTTATTGAATCTCAAAGACTGGCTCCATTTAATCCACGAGGAACTGATGTGAATGTGATCCTGGATTTAATGATTCATGATATTGATATCATTCAAACCATTGTTCGAAGCCCTATAAAAAGCATTGAGGCTCAAGGCGCACCTGTCTTGACCAAATCCATTGATATCGCCAATGCGCGCATTACGTTTGAAAATCACTGTGTTGCAAATGTTACTGCCAGTCGCATCAGTTTTAAAACAGAAAGAAAAACCCGTATCTTTCAGAAAGATTCCTACATTTCCATTGATTATCAAAACAAGCAATTCGCCGTTTTTCAAAAAGGAGAAGGTGAAATGTTTCCCGGTATTCCCGAGATTACGCGTCATCAATCCGCTTTTGAAAAAGGAGATGCCTTACTTGAAGAAATTAAGGCTTTTATTCAATGCATCCAACAAGATAGTAACCCTCTCGTTACTGGTGAAGAAGGATGCGCTGCTTTATCAACTGCGGAAAAAATAACATCGCTGATTAACAAAAATCTGACTGCACGATATGCAACCAATTAA